The DNA sequence TTTATTACTTACTACATAGTACCGTGGCGTGTGCCGCAATGTTCTTGTTGGCGGGATTAATTCAGCAACAACGTGGTAAAGCGGAAGACCGTTTTGTAACCGCCCGAGCCATGCCGCAAGCTGGCATTTTGGGCTTTATCTTTGCCTTATTGGCAATAGGTTTAATTGGTATGCCTCCGCTGTCTGGGTTTGTTGGCAAAGCCTTGATTTTGCAGTCTGTAACCAATGCCAGCCAAGCAATGTGGATTTGGCCACTCATTTTAGGCGCTGGGCTGATATCTTTAATCGCCTTATCACGGGCTGGAACTTCATTGTTTTGGCGCACTAATGGTGAAAATACCACGGCCCTAAAAGGTCACCCTATTCAGTATTTAGCCATTGGCTTATTGGTAGGTTTACTGCCGTTAATGGTGATTTTTGGCGGGGCTGTCAGCGATTATGCACAATTAGCCGCAGAGCAACTGAAGGCAGGTTTAAGCCTGCAACAACTTAATGAGGTAGCCAAATAATGGATAAAGTGCGTAAGTTTATTTGGTTCCCCACCCCTTACCACAGCTTATTGCTATGGTTAGTGTGGCAAATTTTGCATGACTTTAGTCGTGGTCACATGGTGTTAGGGGCTGTGTTTGCCATAGTTATCCCGTGGATTGTTGCGCCACTCAGCGAGAAAGAGCCAGTAGCCCAAAAACCTCTCAAAGTATTGGTATATACGTGTCGTTTAGTGTTTGACATTGTGGTCTCTAATTACGATGTGGCGAAGCGGGTATTACAAAGTAACCGCAGTTTACAACCAGCGTTTATTGCCGTGCCATTAGCGATTAAAGAGCCTTTGCCTCTCACTATTTTCACGAGCAGCGTTTCACTCACGCCCGGCACGGTGAGTGTAGAGTTATCAGATGACCGACAATGGCTGTATGTACACGTGCTGCATCTTGAAGATGAACAGCAATTAATAGACCTAATCAAGCAACGCTATGAAGCGCCTTTGAAGGAGATTTTCGGATGTTAAGTTACGCCACACTGATTGCTAGCGGCTTAATTTGTTGTGCTTTAGCGTTAAATGCTTGGCGCTTGATTATTGGCCCCACGACACCCGACAGAATTATTGCCGTTGATACCATGTACATAAACAGTATTGCCCTGATCATCTTGTTAGGCCTTTACCAAGGCTCTGCCAGTTATTACGAAGGGGCATTATTGATTGCCCTACTTGGCTTTGTAAGTACCTCGGCTTTTTGTAAGTACTTACTGCGCGGCGATATTATCGAATAAGGAAGCCAGATGTCTGTATTATTAGAAATAGTGGTGAGTGTTTTATTGGTGTTAGGCGGTATTGTTATGCTGATAGGCTCTATTGGCTTGGCAAAATTTCCTGATTACTTTACGCGCTTACATGCGCCCACTAAAGCCAGCACCTTAGGGGTAGGCTGTATCCTCATTGCTTCGATGATATTTTTTAGCGTTGAACTTGGCCATGTAAACCTGAAAGAAGCGCTAATAACCATGTTTTTGTTGATCACCGCTCCCGTGGCGGCGCACATGCTTGCTAAAGCGGGCTTGCACTATAAAGTAAACATGAAAGACAATACTCAAAATCAACAATTGGCTAAAAAAGCTTACTTACACCAACGCCCTGACGATGAGTAGCTCTCACCCTGCCGAGTACTTTAACCGCGCCGCAGATAACAACAAACACGCTATCTTAGGCCAAATACAGGCTCGGCTCAGCCAGCACAACACGGTGCTTGAAATAGGTTCAGGCACTGGCCAACACGCGGCTTTTTTTGCCAAAGCCTGCCCACAAACTCGCTGGCAATGCTCAGACCAACAAGCCAATATCTCAGCCATTAGCTACTGGCAACAGTTCTTCGCGCTAAGCCCACAACCAAGGCCCTTAAATTATCAGATTGGTCGAGATAGCTGGCCTTGCCCTTGTGATGCAGTATATACCGCCAATACCACCCACATTATGAGTGAAGCCATTGCTGAAAAGATGTATTTGGCCATTGGCGAACACCTAAAGCCAAGTGGCGCGTTTTATCATTACGGTCCCTTTAAGCTAGCAGGTAAATACAGCAGCGACAGTAACCGTGATTTTGATTTGATGCTACGCCAGCAAGGTTACGGCGGCTTAAGAGACATTGAGCAATTAAAGCAATGGGGCTTAAGTGTGAAGTTGCAATTAACCGAGCAAATAAACATGCCAGCTAACAACTTGCTGTTGATATGGCAAAAACAACCTTAGAGACAAACTTACGGTATTAGCAAGCATCAGTATCTCGCGGTGGTAAACAACCTGCCCCTTTAGGTAAAACTATCATTTATCCCCACTCACACTTTCTGTACAGCGCTAAGCAAAGCTTAGAGCAATCAACACAGGCCGAGCGTAGCGAGGTCCAGTGCAATGCGCATTTTGCTTTGCACGATTGTGCTTGGCCTTGTTATGAGTTTTGCTTGCAACATGCTACAGCCCCAAGCCCTCTTTTACTTCAATGATCATTTTTGCAATATTCATGTCGTGTTCCGGCACTGCAGATAAGCCCATACTTTCCGTTGAGACTACGCCTAGATATTTGGCAATTGAATCAGGCGAATCACTTTCTATTGCGTAAGTGAAAACTCTTAGCAGGTAAGATTGATACTCGTCCCTAGCCCAGTCTCCATCTGAAATTCCGATCGGATCCCACTTATAGAAAAGAATCTCATCAATTCTTTTATAGAGCTCCAATTGATCGGGCGGTAGCTTCTTTCTCATTACTTACTCACGTCTGAATAAGAGGCGTATTAAGCTTGGCTATAATCGCGAAGAATGAGCGTCTGCCAAGCATTAAGACGTCCAATTCTTTATTCTCTTGTTATGTACTGCTAATTGCCGAGTATGCTGCTTTCTAGATCTTGAAATTCTTCTACAGACCAAGTTTTACCATTATTCATATTGCATTCGAGTTCACGAATTAACTGAGTTTCTCTTTCGTTTAAATTGTCCTTCGGAACATTTTCAATAGGAAATTGTTCAATGGTCCAATTATTCTTGAACGCCACTGATAGAACTAAATGAACGAATCTATACCTCAAGTTCCCTTTTGATTGATGTGTTCCATCTTTCTTTACTTCTGGACGCCGAGGTTTTCCATCCATTATTTTTTCAATATTGCGGCGATATTCATTTAGTCTAGATTTCTTAGAAGCTTTTCCAACATACCTAAACTCTTTTGAATCGCTTTTAACCCGAATAAAATAGATAAATGGTTCGTTTAAATTCACGCAGTTTGGATTAGTCCATTCAAACATAATATTCCATAAGTACATAACGATTTACACACCGGCTAAATTGAGCGCCAGCGAAATTTAGTCCACAGCCCGGAACGGGCGGGTGCTGCAACTTGTTAACACTGTAGTCCTTCAATATTAACGACTTTGACAAAAGCAACTCGACCTCCACGCCACCAAATGCCATTAGTTCCGACTTTGATCCTGTTTGCATGATATGGACGACGAGTTTCGTCGACAATCCACATGTTTGCTTTGCCTTTTTGCGGGATGTTACCTGGAACTGTATCAAGAATAACATCGCCTTTTGAATCAAGTATTTCTGGCCAGATCATGTGAACACCCTCTGTTTGAGGATTATCGCCCTCGTAGAGAAAATCTACTCGCATTCCCTGCCCAAGTTTTGCTCCCTTTAGTTCCTCAGAAAGATCTATTACATACTCCACTATGAAATCTGGATTTCTATTAAGTCTTTCTTGATACGGAGTATGCTCATTCATATGGTGTTAACGCTCGTAACTGCGGATGACTTGAAGTGACGAAGGAACGAAAAGGCGTTCCGACAGATTGCGTTTGTTAAGGCTTTTTTGAAAATGTAGCATTCATTGCATCCAAATCATAATCGAGAAGATATTGTGAATATTTCGAATAAAGCTCTGCCAGAAATTCATGATTTGGCCCGACCACGTCCATACCTCTATCATCGTATGGCAAGACCTCGATGGACTTTTTAAGATCGAATAGATAGTAGCTCGCGGGAGGGCAAGGCTTTATACCTTGGTCACAGGCCAAACTACACCACAGCAGCTTTTTCAATGCACTTGATGGCAAATGGAATGCAATGGTGTGCCAATATTCGTCTTCGTCTGTAGCCCATTCGGGATCGTCTTGGTTTTTCTCCTTCCAATGCTCTTTTTTAGTGGGAGGATACAAACCTATATTTTTAAGCTCTCTAACTACCGGTAGAACCGAAAGTAACGATTTTCCTCCAAAAGTTCGAATACATACCAGTATTTCATCATCGAAAATACTTTCGCATATTTCGAGGGCTTTCCTGAAAGCCAAATCAAATTGCTCTAGCCAATCTCCGCCTTCGGACAACTCAAACCGCAGGCCTCCCGGAATACTATAAAATACAGGCCTTTCAAATGCCTTTCCGGAAAATATTTCTGTAATTCTATGCTCGATATTCATTTGAGCCTTAACGCCCAATTAACAGGCAAAAAATGGTTGGCTAAAATAGGTGAACGTAGTGAACAAAAAGCCAACTGTTTTTTGTCCTTGTTTAATTTCTTGTTGAACGAAGCCGCTCTGCGGCAGAGTGCATAGCAGCAGATATCTCATACTCAATGTTACGCGGCCAATCGGTCGTGATTAACCGGAGTATGCAGCATGAACCCTAGCCAACAACATCGTTATAATGCTTTATATAAACAACACCTTACCAATTTAACCTTACAAGGGAAACGCCCAGCTACCATTGATGCGTATTCACGTGCGGTACGTCGTATTTCTGCCCACTTTGACCGCTGCCCAGACACCTTAAGCACCGCTGATTTAAAGGCCTATTTTGCTCAACTGATTAGCAGCCATTCCTGGAGCACCGTGAAGTTAGACCGCAATGGCTTGCAGTTCTTTTATCGCTACACCCTCGATAAACAATGGCAGTGGTTAAACATTGTAAAACCCCCTCAAGTGAAACGCTTACCCGATATCTTAAGCCCTGCGCAAGTAGGCTTAGTGATTAGCATGACTCAACAACCCCGCTATCAAGTCTTCTTCTTGGTGTTGTATTCCATGGGGCTGCGCTTGAGCGAGGGCTTACAGTTAACCATTCATGATATTGACAGTCAGGCCATGCACGTCCATGTGCGTGATGCTAAAGGCGGTAAAGACCGCTTAGTGCCCATGCCGCGTCGCACCCTTCAGGTTTTACGTGCCCACTGGCAAAGCCATCGGCATGCGCGTTTGTTATTTCCGCGCCAAGGTAAACAGGTGGATGTGCCGATGGATAAAGGCGGTGTACAAAAAGCCTTGAAGCGGGTATTGCGCGATTGCGGTATTCATAAACCCATTAGTCCTCACTCGCTGCGCCATTGTTATGCCACCCATCTGCTTGAGCAAGGCTTGGATTTACGCTCCTTGCAACACTTGCTGGGGCACGCCAGTTTAAACACCACCGCGCGCTATACCCAGTTGACCCAAGTGAAACAATTAGATGCGGCAAGGGCGGTGAATACACTCACCGACTCTCTCACCTTAATGTGGCCGTAGCCATGAGCACCTTTATTGATTTACTTCACCAACATGGGGCCAAGCTTGCCCCGCTTTTAGGGGCGGATGCTAAACGGGCAATGTATGCCATGCTGCGCTGTAAAACTGAGCAACAAGGTCAGAGCCATTGGCAGTGTGAGCATTGCCCCCATCATGACCAATTGACGCTTTCTTGCGGCCACAGGCATTGCCCGCAGTGCCAACATCATTGCACCACTGGCTGGTTAACTCGCCAACAACATAAGCTGCTACCCACTACTTACTTTATGGTGACCTTTACCCTGCCTTATGAGCTAAGAGCTTTGGCCCACGTGCAGCCTAAAGCCTTATACCAAATCATGTTCAAGGTGGCATCAAGCCTGTTAAAGGACTTTGCCAAACGCCAGAACAAGGGCGAATTAGGCTTTACCACGGTACTGCATACCCATAGCCGCCAGCGTAATCTGCATCCTCATTTACATGTATTGGTGGCTGGCGGGCGCTATCACGTTGCTAAGCAGCAGTGGCATCACACCAACAAGCAGTACTTGTTTAACGCCTTTGCACTGGCCAAGGTATGGCGAGGGAGAATGCTGGATGCGATTAACCACCACAAGGCGCTGCCTCTGCCCAAGGCGATACCTGCTAAGTGGGTGGTAGATTGTCGCAACGTAGGTTTTGGACTGCCCGCGCTACAGTACTTATCTCGCTACTTGTATCGCGGGGTATTACCCGATAACGCCATCATCAGTACCCATAACGGCCAAGTGAGTTTTAGGTATCAAGATAGCCAAAGCCACACCACCAAAATCCGCACCTTGCCTACCTTGCAATTCTTAAAGCTTATCTTGCAGCATGTATTACCCAAGGGATTTCAGCGGGTGAGAGATTATGGTTTCTTACGGGGCAACGCCAAACAGGTATTGCGGCGCATTCAGTTACTACTGCGAGTGCCTCAACGCGTTAACCTCGCCGCGCTCCAAACCGACAACAACAGCGCGACCCGGCCATGCCCTTGCTGCCAACACCCCATGCACTGCACAGGCATTAGTCGAACGAGCTAGCCGAAAGGCGAACAGTATAAGGATAATGGCAGGGCTTAACACGAGGATGAAAACACACAAAAAATAACAACTTAGCACTACGCCAAACGGGTAAGGGCT is a window from the Agarivorans sp. TSD2052 genome containing:
- a CDS encoding Na+/H+ antiporter subunit E; the encoded protein is MDKVRKFIWFPTPYHSLLLWLVWQILHDFSRGHMVLGAVFAIVIPWIVAPLSEKEPVAQKPLKVLVYTCRLVFDIVVSNYDVAKRVLQSNRSLQPAFIAVPLAIKEPLPLTIFTSSVSLTPGTVSVELSDDRQWLYVHVLHLEDEQQLIDLIKQRYEAPLKEIFGC
- a CDS encoding K+/H+ antiporter subunit F; translation: MLSYATLIASGLICCALALNAWRLIIGPTTPDRIIAVDTMYINSIALIILLGLYQGSASYYEGALLIALLGFVSTSAFCKYLLRGDIIE
- a CDS encoding Na+/H+ antiporter subunit G codes for the protein MSVLLEIVVSVLLVLGGIVMLIGSIGLAKFPDYFTRLHAPTKASTLGVGCILIASMIFFSVELGHVNLKEALITMFLLITAPVAAHMLAKAGLHYKVNMKDNTQNQQLAKKAYLHQRPDDE
- a CDS encoding DUF938 domain-containing protein, producing MSSSHPAEYFNRAADNNKHAILGQIQARLSQHNTVLEIGSGTGQHAAFFAKACPQTRWQCSDQQANISAISYWQQFFALSPQPRPLNYQIGRDSWPCPCDAVYTANTTHIMSEAIAEKMYLAIGEHLKPSGAFYHYGPFKLAGKYSSDSNRDFDLMLRQQGYGGLRDIEQLKQWGLSVKLQLTEQINMPANNLLLIWQKQP
- a CDS encoding DUF3885 domain-containing protein, yielding MNIEHRITEIFSGKAFERPVFYSIPGGLRFELSEGGDWLEQFDLAFRKALEICESIFDDEILVCIRTFGGKSLLSVLPVVRELKNIGLYPPTKKEHWKEKNQDDPEWATDEDEYWHTIAFHLPSSALKKLLWCSLACDQGIKPCPPASYYLFDLKKSIEVLPYDDRGMDVVGPNHEFLAELYSKYSQYLLDYDLDAMNATFSKKP
- a CDS encoding site-specific integrase; the protein is MNPSQQHRYNALYKQHLTNLTLQGKRPATIDAYSRAVRRISAHFDRCPDTLSTADLKAYFAQLISSHSWSTVKLDRNGLQFFYRYTLDKQWQWLNIVKPPQVKRLPDILSPAQVGLVISMTQQPRYQVFFLVLYSMGLRLSEGLQLTIHDIDSQAMHVHVRDAKGGKDRLVPMPRRTLQVLRAHWQSHRHARLLFPRQGKQVDVPMDKGGVQKALKRVLRDCGIHKPISPHSLRHCYATHLLEQGLDLRSLQHLLGHASLNTTARYTQLTQVKQLDAARAVNTLTDSLTLMWP
- a CDS encoding IS91 family transposase, with amino-acid sequence MSTFIDLLHQHGAKLAPLLGADAKRAMYAMLRCKTEQQGQSHWQCEHCPHHDQLTLSCGHRHCPQCQHHCTTGWLTRQQHKLLPTTYFMVTFTLPYELRALAHVQPKALYQIMFKVASSLLKDFAKRQNKGELGFTTVLHTHSRQRNLHPHLHVLVAGGRYHVAKQQWHHTNKQYLFNAFALAKVWRGRMLDAINHHKALPLPKAIPAKWVVDCRNVGFGLPALQYLSRYLYRGVLPDNAIISTHNGQVSFRYQDSQSHTTKIRTLPTLQFLKLILQHVLPKGFQRVRDYGFLRGNAKQVLRRIQLLLRVPQRVNLAALQTDNNSATRPCPCCQHPMHCTGISRTS